GTAAGGTTTAGTTGCTTATCATTTTTTATAATCGACTCTTTCCAAAATGAAAGTCGTTCAAATATACATGCTAATGAAATGATCGAAATCATCAATAGTGGCCACATAACTATACCACCAGATTTAAAAAGATCTATCAAGAAGACTTATACCAAACATTTCTATGATAATACTATTCAAAGAAAGCTAAACCAATCTGTAATACCCGAGAGAAATGAATAGATTCAAGATTAGTTACTACATTCTTCTATCAATATTGATCCATATGTTCATGCTTTTACATACAGCCAAAGAAAAGGATATAACTATAGAGGCAAAGATTGTTCCAGTAGAAATAATTGATAATTTAATTGATCCAGGCGAAGTAGAAGATTCAACTAGGCAATCTTTAGATGGACTGAAATCAACTCAAGATAAACTCAAATTAAATAATAAGACTATAGAAAACAAAAAAAAGCGGGATAAAGGAAAAACTAAAACTACAAGCACACAAGAACAATCTTTCAGAAAGGAGAAAATAGGTAGTGCATCTAAAGCTGGAGTAATAAATAATGAGCCAGAAAAAGATTCAGTCTTAGATTCTAGAAAGATAAAAATCGCATGTCTAGAATGTATTCGTCC
The sequence above is drawn from the Prochlorococcus marinus str. MIT 1013 genome and encodes:
- a CDS encoding energy transducer TonB is translated as MNRFKISYYILLSILIHMFMLLHTAKEKDITIEAKIVPVEIIDNLIDPGEVEDSTRQSLDGLKSTQDKLKLNNKTIENKKKRDKGKTKTTSTQEQSFRKEKIGSASKAGVINNEPEKDSVLDSRKIKIACLECIRPKYPPIALRRGEEGTPIVKVWINKNGKVKKAKLITVSGIESIDNAAKNAALSSSFYPLDKESTINIEYDLKIK